The Erinaceus europaeus chromosome 16, mEriEur2.1, whole genome shotgun sequence genome includes a window with the following:
- the RNASE12 gene encoding probable inactive ribonuclease-like protein 12 isoform X1 has translation MLPVRTTVKAQGIRAKDAKEILPLMILMVIIFLLLLFWENEQNEDRVWLTMEYLHVDYPKSDVPVRYCNSMILQRTIREPDHSCRKEHVFIHERPRDINSVCKSPKKVACHNSSLDSCFQSESMFRMTACQLTEGTRYPACRYHISPTEAFITVACNGLGPVSLQGYVNKLEPSP, from the exons ATGTTACCTGTGAGAACCACAGTAAAAGCACAAG GGATTAGAGCAAAGGATGCGAAGGAAATCTTACCCCTGATGATATTAATGGTGATCATTTTCCTGCTGCTTCTGTTCTGGGAAAATGAGCAGAACGAAGATAGGGTTTGGTTGACCATGGAGTACTTGCATGTGGACTACCCTAAGAGTGACGTTCCTGTAAGGTACTGCAACTCCATGATCTTACAGAGAACCATCAGGGAGCCTGACCACAGCTGCAGAAAAGAGCATGTCTTCATCCACGAGAGGCCTCGGGATATCAACAGTGTCTGCAAGTCCCCCAAGAAAGTGGCCTGCCACAACAGTTCCCTGGACTCATGCTTCCAGAGTGAATCCATGTTCAGAATGACAGCCTGTCAGCTCACTGAAGGGACCAGATACCCTGCCTGCAGATACCACATTTCCCCCACTGAGGCCTTCATTACTGTTGCTTGTAATGGCCTGGGACCAGTTTCTTTGCAGGGATATGTCAACAAGCTTGAGCCTAGTCCCTGA
- the RNASE12 gene encoding probable inactive ribonuclease-like protein 12 isoform X2 translates to MILMVIIFLLLLFWENEQNEDRVWLTMEYLHVDYPKSDVPVRYCNSMILQRTIREPDHSCRKEHVFIHERPRDINSVCKSPKKVACHNSSLDSCFQSESMFRMTACQLTEGTRYPACRYHISPTEAFITVACNGLGPVSLQGYVNKLEPSP, encoded by the coding sequence ATGATATTAATGGTGATCATTTTCCTGCTGCTTCTGTTCTGGGAAAATGAGCAGAACGAAGATAGGGTTTGGTTGACCATGGAGTACTTGCATGTGGACTACCCTAAGAGTGACGTTCCTGTAAGGTACTGCAACTCCATGATCTTACAGAGAACCATCAGGGAGCCTGACCACAGCTGCAGAAAAGAGCATGTCTTCATCCACGAGAGGCCTCGGGATATCAACAGTGTCTGCAAGTCCCCCAAGAAAGTGGCCTGCCACAACAGTTCCCTGGACTCATGCTTCCAGAGTGAATCCATGTTCAGAATGACAGCCTGTCAGCTCACTGAAGGGACCAGATACCCTGCCTGCAGATACCACATTTCCCCCACTGAGGCCTTCATTACTGTTGCTTGTAATGGCCTGGGACCAGTTTCTTTGCAGGGATATGTCAACAAGCTTGAGCCTAGTCCCTGA